The Cellulomonas wangleii genome includes a region encoding these proteins:
- a CDS encoding helicase-related protein: protein MAAGDLRAARRHRQRDTPATGTGDTRLAKIRAFEAAPGFNVIVMSPLAVGVGLTVVGANHAIHLKRHWNPAKEAQATDRIYRVGQTREVHVHYPIALHPDVESFDLNLDRLLRSKVALRDAVVVPREVTQEELERALGLSGAGSLTASPRLLTTLCEPLAADAVADERSSGLFRRQCSATTRWRRGLRVSRHGGWPQRFPAATTASAASPERETRLGRGGRMCAPASRTNSQETSMDEDSATNQTFSRAPM, encoded by the coding sequence GTGGCTGCGGGAGATCTACGGGCTGCGCGTCGACATCGTCAACGTGACACCCCCGCCACCGGCACCGGCGACACCCGCCTGGCCAAGATCCGCGCCTTCGAGGCAGCGCCCGGGTTCAACGTCATCGTCATGTCACCGCTCGCCGTCGGTGTGGGCCTGACCGTCGTGGGCGCCAACCACGCCATCCACCTCAAGCGCCACTGGAACCCCGCCAAGGAGGCGCAGGCCACCGACCGCATCTACCGCGTCGGGCAGACCCGCGAGGTGCACGTGCACTACCCGATCGCGCTGCACCCCGACGTCGAGTCGTTCGACCTCAACCTCGACCGGCTGCTGCGCTCGAAGGTGGCACTCAGGGACGCGGTGGTGGTGCCGCGGGAGGTGACGCAGGAGGAGCTGGAGAGGGCGCTGGGGTTGTCGGGCGCCGGTTCGCTCACGGCATCGCCGCGCCTGTTGACGACGTTGTGTGAACCGCTTGCCGCTGACGCAGTGGCGGACGAGCGGTCGTCCGGTCTGTTTCGTCGCCAGTGTTCAGCAACCACGCGGTGGCGCCGCGGTCTGCGCGTGAGCCGCCACGGCGGCTGGCCCCAGAGGTTCCCAGCTGCGACGACGGCGTCGGCCGCGTCCCCGGAACGCGAAACACGCCTCGGGCGGGGTGGACGGATGTGCGCCCCGGCGTCGCGTACTAATTCGCAGGAAACGAGCATGGACGAGGATTCCGCGACAAACCAAACGTTCTCGCGTGCGCCCATGTGA
- a CDS encoding 3'-5' exonuclease, translating to MSRGGRIGMAARSTDTVDVADVVTALNEQLHGCGARAIRLANDSEPSLVLLYPEIGLLAIDIDDSDTGFETQIPFLRLNERVHSLRQTLELDATTPIGRVVLHTRKLLTEPAIGIGGRISISPAQLSDSTWLSQARARPLDEQLVARIRGLLEPTFTFTTVFRAGSHDQGAAERDQLRVTLDAQQAAIAQRRDLDLALVQGPPGSGKTLVLAARARWLASLHPDWRIQFLCFNNALVPYLRSLVADHPNVVVTTMWPYAKEVGVRFSFDDEAANHRALEVAKSKGVRPIADAILLDEAQDFRPSWIAIVMAGLTPGRGGLVMAGDPAQALYGADDALAGLESLGVQHLHLTRPYRSTRNILGAIGAINAQFAVEQLESAPPGEPVELIWAETPAEQARAIAWEIHRMVSSGDRDPGDIAVVIVRYRGTLMHIAPALEAMGIPFTAVVSKDDKKNFDRGANTVKIITPHSAKGHEFPVVFLFALDTVKPFDPSDPESVQRGRAGFVGATRAKDQLVITYTKHNAYLEILSKDEKYVRRWLWPDQYEGAVSDG from the coding sequence ATGAGCCGAGGAGGCAGGATCGGGATGGCGGCGCGGTCTACCGACACGGTCGATGTCGCCGATGTCGTGACTGCCCTCAATGAGCAGCTTCATGGGTGTGGCGCCCGCGCCATCCGCCTCGCCAACGACAGCGAGCCGAGCTTGGTATTGCTGTACCCAGAGATTGGTCTCCTGGCCATCGACATCGATGACTCCGACACCGGGTTCGAGACCCAGATACCCTTCCTGCGCCTCAACGAGAGAGTGCACTCGTTGCGTCAGACCCTCGAGCTCGACGCCACGACTCCGATCGGCCGGGTGGTTCTGCACACGCGGAAGCTGTTGACGGAGCCAGCAATCGGTATCGGCGGACGAATCAGCATCAGTCCAGCTCAATTGTCTGACTCCACTTGGCTGAGCCAGGCGCGAGCGCGGCCGCTCGACGAGCAACTGGTTGCGCGGATCAGAGGCCTGCTGGAGCCCACCTTCACCTTCACCACCGTCTTTCGGGCTGGTTCACATGACCAGGGAGCCGCCGAGCGCGACCAGCTCCGTGTCACGCTCGACGCCCAACAGGCGGCGATCGCCCAGAGGCGTGATCTCGACCTCGCTCTGGTCCAGGGCCCGCCGGGCAGCGGCAAGACGCTCGTCCTCGCCGCCCGCGCTCGATGGCTCGCGAGCCTTCACCCTGACTGGCGGATTCAATTTCTCTGCTTCAACAACGCGCTCGTGCCGTACCTCAGGAGCCTCGTCGCCGACCACCCCAATGTCGTCGTCACCACCATGTGGCCGTACGCGAAGGAGGTCGGAGTCCGGTTCTCGTTCGACGATGAGGCCGCCAATCACCGTGCCCTGGAGGTGGCGAAGTCGAAGGGGGTGCGTCCGATTGCCGACGCCATCCTCCTCGACGAGGCCCAGGACTTCCGCCCGTCATGGATCGCGATCGTCATGGCGGGCCTGACGCCTGGACGTGGAGGGCTCGTCATGGCGGGGGATCCGGCGCAAGCGCTCTACGGCGCCGACGACGCTCTCGCGGGGTTGGAGTCACTCGGCGTCCAGCATCTCCATCTCACGCGGCCCTACCGCAGCACTCGCAACATCTTGGGCGCGATAGGTGCGATCAATGCGCAGTTTGCCGTCGAACAACTCGAATCCGCTCCGCCTGGTGAGCCGGTCGAACTGATCTGGGCCGAGACTCCGGCCGAACAGGCGAGGGCCATCGCCTGGGAGATCCACCGGATGGTGTCGAGCGGGGATCGTGATCCTGGCGACATCGCCGTCGTCATCGTGCGCTACCGCGGCACTCTCATGCACATCGCCCCTGCCCTGGAGGCGATGGGCATCCCCTTCACGGCCGTCGTCAGCAAGGATGACAAGAAGAACTTCGACCGCGGGGCAAACACGGTAAAGATCATCACGCCCCACTCGGCAAAGGGCCACGAGTTCCCGGTGGTGTTCCTGTTCGCCCTCGACACGGTCAAGCCGTTCGACCCGTCGGATCCCGAGTCCGTGCAGCGCGGCCGGGCGGGTTTTGTCGGCGCCACGCGAGCCAAGGATCAACTTGTCATCACTTACACAAAACACAATGCCTATCTCGAGATTCTGAGCAAGGACGAGAAATACGTGCGGCGCTGGCTCTGGCCCGATCAGTACGAGGGAGCGGTGAGCGATGGCTGA
- a CDS encoding DEAD/DEAH box helicase has translation MSGGTGLDEAIEYHVVNSLGWASLRPLQADSVEPVRAGADCVLIAPTAGGKTEAAVFPLLSSMVQEEWTGLSVLYVTPLRALLNNLYPRVTKYADWLGRRVGLWHGDVGDTERKRILAEPPDILLTTPESLEAMLVSRRVDHDRFFSGVRAIVVDELHAFAASDRGWHLLGVLARLERLAQRPIQRVGLSATVGNPEEIGRWLQGGGTANRELRVVSEEASGASAVPEVMLDYVGSVPNAAKVISSLHRGEKRLVFCESRRVSEQLAFELRELGVQTFVSHSSLSAEERRRSEQAFAEAQNTVIVATSTLELGIDIGDLDRVIQIDAPRTVASFLQRLGRTGRRPGTRRNTLFLATSSEAFLEAAGLLLLWQRGFVEPINPPPHPRHLTAQQLLALALQEGAYGASTWREWWGDLALMDDGDEVLQYLREEGFLVEDGGLLMIGPAAEKAFGRRHFMDLLSSFNAEKELRVVAGNKELGFISPLALPREGSAQLDSKPILMNGRAWHVEQINWERFEVLVSPVAHKGDVRWHSDAVALSFEVMRAQRDVLLGETPDVPLSRRAVDRLDLIRETRADEVSEGGLVVDGSGQDLRLWTWAGLRANETLRTALGGAEGRSFNEVMIVRGAGRLDRLQGVALDDVAPSVPVEMVESLKFSAALPLPVAVKTLAERYADRKGAAMVARECLNAGSSEQDSESWS, from the coding sequence ATGAGTGGTGGCACCGGGCTCGACGAGGCCATCGAGTACCACGTGGTGAACTCGCTGGGCTGGGCGAGCCTGCGCCCGCTGCAGGCTGACTCGGTCGAGCCGGTGCGCGCGGGAGCGGACTGCGTGCTGATCGCCCCGACCGCCGGTGGCAAGACCGAGGCTGCGGTCTTCCCTCTCCTGTCCTCGATGGTCCAGGAGGAGTGGACAGGGCTGTCGGTCCTCTACGTCACGCCCCTGCGTGCGTTGCTCAACAACCTCTACCCGCGGGTCACGAAGTACGCGGACTGGCTCGGCCGGCGCGTTGGTCTCTGGCATGGCGACGTCGGCGACACGGAACGCAAGCGCATCCTCGCTGAGCCGCCTGACATCCTGCTGACGACGCCCGAGTCGCTCGAGGCGATGCTGGTGTCGCGGCGCGTCGACCACGACCGTTTCTTCTCGGGAGTGAGAGCGATCGTCGTCGACGAGCTGCACGCCTTCGCCGCTTCCGACCGCGGGTGGCACCTGCTCGGAGTGCTCGCCCGCCTGGAGCGACTCGCGCAGCGACCCATCCAGCGGGTCGGACTGTCTGCGACAGTCGGCAACCCCGAAGAGATCGGGCGGTGGCTGCAGGGCGGCGGGACCGCCAACCGCGAGCTGCGCGTGGTGTCGGAAGAGGCATCCGGTGCTTCTGCCGTACCTGAGGTCATGCTCGACTACGTCGGCTCGGTCCCGAACGCCGCCAAGGTCATCTCGTCACTGCACCGCGGCGAGAAGCGCCTCGTCTTCTGCGAGTCGCGACGCGTCAGCGAGCAGCTGGCCTTCGAGCTGCGAGAACTGGGCGTGCAGACCTTCGTCTCGCACTCCTCACTCTCAGCCGAGGAGAGGCGACGATCCGAGCAGGCCTTCGCAGAAGCGCAGAACACCGTCATCGTCGCCACGTCGACCCTCGAGCTCGGCATCGACATCGGCGACCTCGACCGCGTCATCCAGATCGACGCGCCCCGCACCGTCGCGTCGTTCCTCCAGCGACTCGGACGGACCGGGCGCAGACCGGGGACGCGGCGCAACACGCTGTTCCTCGCCACCAGCTCGGAGGCCTTCCTCGAAGCGGCGGGCCTGCTGCTGCTCTGGCAACGTGGCTTTGTCGAGCCAATCAACCCGCCGCCCCACCCCCGGCACCTGACCGCTCAACAGCTGCTCGCGCTCGCCCTGCAGGAGGGCGCGTACGGCGCCAGCACCTGGCGGGAGTGGTGGGGCGACCTCGCGCTGATGGACGACGGCGACGAGGTTCTCCAGTACCTCCGCGAGGAAGGGTTTCTCGTCGAGGACGGCGGGCTGCTCATGATCGGACCCGCGGCCGAGAAGGCGTTCGGGCGCCGCCACTTCATGGACCTGCTCAGCTCGTTCAACGCCGAGAAGGAACTTCGAGTCGTCGCGGGCAACAAGGAGCTCGGCTTCATCTCACCCCTCGCACTGCCTCGTGAGGGATCCGCCCAGCTCGACTCCAAGCCCATCCTCATGAACGGCCGCGCCTGGCACGTCGAGCAGATCAACTGGGAGCGGTTCGAGGTCCTCGTGAGCCCTGTCGCGCACAAGGGCGACGTCCGGTGGCACAGCGACGCTGTCGCCCTGTCGTTCGAGGTCATGCGCGCCCAGCGCGACGTCCTCCTCGGGGAGACGCCGGACGTGCCGCTGTCTCGGCGTGCTGTCGACCGGCTGGACCTGATCCGCGAGACACGGGCGGATGAGGTGTCAGAAGGCGGTCTTGTCGTGGACGGATCGGGACAAGATCTCCGGCTGTGGACCTGGGCGGGGCTGCGAGCCAACGAGACACTCCGCACCGCGCTTGGCGGAGCTGAGGGGCGGTCTTTCAACGAGGTGATGATCGTGCGAGGGGCGGGGCGACTGGACCGCCTGCAGGGTGTCGCGTTAGACGACGTCGCACCGAGTGTCCCGGTCGAGATGGTGGAGAGCCTCAAGTTCTCGGCGGCGCTGCCTCTGCCTGTCGCTGTGAAGACGCTCGCGGAGAGGTACGCAGACCGGAAGGGCGCAGCCATGGTTGCCCGCGAGTGTTTGAATGCGGGGTCATCGGAACAGGATAGTGAGTCGTGGAGCTGA
- a CDS encoding HelD family protein: MSLSLPRWAATRDDEQTYFDRVREIREAARESRALAYQSAANPKDRGRLKANADDDATLGAPEEAVAFLRIDLEDGETYYVGEHGISDEQRDRLVYSWKAPAMLRLRGASHSDPRGVARQRTFRTEPVNQIRDIDDVVLAELARQVVELGTSESALVSSDEFLQDELARTRSPEMQTIVRTIQAAQADVIAAPHDTLLVVQGGPGTGKTAIALHRVAALLFGPLREVADNEVLVVGPNRTFLKYISRVLPELGEEHVIQRDVGRLMSTSVTPNVVEDPAAARLKGDARMVEVIAQALTDRVRPVREDISFAFDDVSWRVTLSPRDVADILESVDRTPYTVGRARFRELLESAIATEARRRQKADGHWSRGSATPRPRPAEVEALVERVWPQLTPAAFLRDLFGSVERLLSAAGSTLGADEVRLLRRQASPRMSEQRWSKEDLPLLDHVTMEMTGETETYAHIVVDEVQDLSPMQLLALRRRSRDGSMTLVGDIAQSTGHWARDSWADIVELLASPRPRQHVELEYGYRVPRGVMEFAARLLPEAAPGVSAPTIVRDVEDSTHLHAVPTEDDQFTRVVEVVREHSSKGLFVGVVCPDAGRERLEDAFRAAHMHWQDADKGGLASAINVVSPGASKGLEFDAVVVVDPETIVDAGPQGLRMLYIALTRTTAYLDVVHVAGRLPRLLTDADAPAESGDEPETAPPAPSPNTGVLAGAIDPQVAGAGAAATVEGTELDAPRRLSRPRSTSARGSVRQRTVAMNAEHVLELLAEVAPPHLWEEILAEARARVAGEEVAGAEAQDSR; the protein is encoded by the coding sequence GTGTCACTCTCACTGCCGAGATGGGCCGCCACACGAGACGACGAGCAGACGTACTTCGACCGCGTCCGCGAGATCCGCGAGGCGGCCCGCGAGTCACGGGCGCTGGCTTACCAGAGCGCCGCGAACCCGAAGGACCGCGGCCGGCTCAAGGCCAACGCCGACGACGACGCCACGTTGGGTGCACCGGAGGAGGCCGTGGCCTTCCTCCGCATCGACCTGGAGGACGGCGAGACGTACTACGTCGGCGAGCACGGCATCTCCGACGAGCAGCGTGACCGACTCGTGTACAGCTGGAAGGCGCCGGCCATGCTGCGGTTGCGGGGCGCCTCGCACAGCGACCCGCGCGGGGTCGCACGACAGCGCACCTTCCGGACGGAGCCCGTCAACCAGATCCGTGACATCGACGACGTCGTCCTCGCCGAGCTCGCGCGACAGGTCGTCGAGCTCGGGACGTCCGAGTCGGCGCTCGTCTCGTCCGACGAGTTCCTGCAGGACGAGCTGGCGCGGACCCGTTCACCTGAGATGCAGACGATCGTCCGGACGATCCAGGCAGCGCAGGCCGATGTCATCGCGGCGCCGCACGACACACTGCTCGTCGTGCAGGGCGGACCGGGCACCGGCAAGACGGCGATCGCCCTGCACCGGGTGGCCGCGCTGCTGTTCGGCCCGCTGCGGGAGGTCGCGGACAACGAGGTCCTCGTCGTCGGGCCCAACCGCACGTTCCTCAAGTACATCTCCCGGGTGCTGCCGGAGCTGGGTGAGGAGCACGTCATCCAGCGCGACGTCGGGCGGCTCATGAGCACGTCCGTCACCCCCAACGTGGTCGAGGATCCTGCCGCGGCGCGGCTCAAGGGCGACGCGCGCATGGTCGAGGTGATCGCGCAGGCGCTGACGGACCGCGTCCGCCCGGTGCGGGAGGACATCTCGTTCGCCTTCGACGACGTGTCCTGGCGCGTCACGCTCAGCCCGCGGGACGTCGCCGACATCCTCGAGTCCGTCGACAGGACGCCGTACACGGTGGGCCGCGCACGGTTCCGCGAGCTGCTGGAGTCCGCGATCGCCACCGAGGCGCGCCGCCGACAGAAGGCCGACGGGCACTGGAGCCGCGGCAGCGCGACGCCCCGACCTCGCCCGGCAGAGGTCGAGGCCCTCGTCGAGCGTGTGTGGCCTCAGCTCACACCCGCGGCGTTCCTGCGGGACCTGTTCGGCTCGGTCGAGCGCCTGCTGTCCGCCGCCGGCTCCACGCTGGGCGCCGACGAGGTCCGCCTGCTGCGCCGGCAGGCCTCGCCGCGCATGTCCGAGCAGCGCTGGTCCAAGGAGGACCTGCCGCTGCTCGACCACGTGACGATGGAGATGACGGGCGAGACCGAGACGTACGCCCACATCGTCGTCGACGAGGTGCAGGACCTGTCCCCCATGCAGCTCCTGGCACTGCGTCGGCGGTCACGAGACGGGTCGATGACGCTCGTCGGCGATATCGCCCAGTCCACCGGGCACTGGGCTCGTGACTCGTGGGCCGACATCGTCGAGCTGCTCGCCTCGCCGCGGCCCAGGCAACATGTCGAGCTGGAGTACGGGTACCGCGTGCCGCGAGGGGTCATGGAGTTCGCCGCGCGGCTGCTGCCGGAGGCTGCGCCCGGCGTCTCCGCACCCACGATCGTGCGGGACGTCGAGGACTCCACCCACCTGCACGCCGTACCGACCGAGGATGACCAGTTCACCCGCGTCGTCGAGGTCGTGCGCGAGCACAGCAGCAAAGGGTTGTTCGTCGGTGTCGTCTGCCCGGACGCCGGCCGCGAGCGACTGGAGGACGCGTTCCGGGCCGCACACATGCATTGGCAGGACGCCGACAAGGGAGGGTTGGCCTCGGCGATCAACGTCGTCAGCCCGGGCGCGTCGAAGGGCCTGGAGTTCGACGCCGTGGTCGTCGTCGACCCCGAGACCATCGTGGACGCGGGGCCGCAAGGGCTGCGGATGCTGTACATCGCGCTGACACGCACGACCGCGTACTTGGACGTCGTGCATGTGGCGGGGCGGTTGCCGCGGCTGCTGACGGACGCGGACGCACCCGCGGAATCCGGCGACGAACCCGAGACCGCGCCTCCGGCTCCCTCGCCGAACACCGGAGTCCTCGCCGGCGCCATCGACCCGCAGGTGGCAGGTGCGGGAGCAGCGGCCACGGTCGAGGGCACAGAGCTCGACGCGCCCCGGCGGCTGAGTCGGCCGCGCAGCACCAGCGCCCGAGGGTCGGTCCGGCAGAGGACGGTCGCCATGAACGCCGAGCACGTCCTCGAGCTGCTCGCCGAGGTTGCGCCGCCGCACCTCTGGGAGGAGATCCTGGCCGAGGCGAGGGCGAGGGTTGCCGGGGAGGAGGTTGCCGGAGCCGAGGCACAAGACTCGAGGTGA
- a CDS encoding nuclease-related domain-containing protein translates to MRPRDNLPDDAVLLVGTSLQDGAKEREIDLLVVWPELGVAAIEVKGGHAARADGQWWQGSGAERHALDPVGQVQDAKRILLALPVRHGLAAARTRTAHLVALVALPHTSVPGDWDARASGEDQVASRPAAAAGWSRVSRDPR, encoded by the coding sequence GTGAGACCTCGCGACAACCTGCCGGACGACGCCGTGCTCCTCGTGGGAACCTCGCTGCAGGACGGGGCCAAGGAGCGGGAGATCGACCTGCTCGTCGTGTGGCCAGAGCTGGGTGTCGCGGCGATCGAGGTGAAGGGCGGGCACGCCGCCCGCGCCGACGGGCAGTGGTGGCAAGGGTCGGGTGCGGAGCGGCACGCGCTCGACCCCGTCGGGCAGGTGCAGGACGCCAAGCGCATCCTGCTGGCGCTGCCGGTCCGGCACGGCCTCGCGGCGGCGCGGACCCGGACGGCGCATCTCGTCGCGCTCGTCGCGCTGCCGCACACCTCCGTGCCGGGGGACTGGGATGCGCGTGCGTCCGGCGAGGATCAAGTGGCGTCACGGCCGGCAGCGGCAGCAGGGTGGTCACGGGTCTCACGTGATCCGCGGTGA
- the brxD gene encoding BREX system ATP-binding protein BrxD has protein sequence MNSTASVSPRRRREIIDALRRGTVPQQGLDVMAVGLGRFESAIEDELESVKHGGAQFKAVRGEYGSGKTFFSRWLTERAKKMNFATAEVQISETETPLYKLEKVYRRVIETLSAPGGSAGAFGDIVDGWFYFLGQDALAAGASGDLDQRTDELLEKRLAAVSKEAPSFAMALRAYRRLTAEGHHADAAALLAWLGGQPNVAASARRAAGVRGELDHFGALGFLQGLLTVLRDSDFAGLVLVLDEVETLQRMRSDVREKSLNALRQLMDEVDAGRFPGLYLVMTGTPAFYDGQQGVQRLPPLAQRLQTDFTTDPRFDNPRATQIRLTGFNAESLVELGARVRDIYADSTPNGPRIHDVVDDRYIADLAAAVGGELGGKTGVAPRIFLKKLVADVLDRVDQFPDFDPRRDYQLTVSATELTDVEREARSRGDLRAASSVDDVDLGF, from the coding sequence GTGAACAGCACCGCCTCGGTCAGTCCTCGGCGTCGTCGAGAGATCATCGACGCGCTGCGGCGGGGCACCGTGCCCCAGCAAGGGCTGGATGTCATGGCGGTGGGCCTCGGACGTTTCGAGTCCGCGATCGAGGACGAGCTCGAGTCGGTGAAGCACGGCGGCGCCCAGTTCAAGGCCGTCCGCGGAGAGTACGGATCGGGAAAGACCTTCTTCTCCCGCTGGTTGACGGAGCGCGCGAAGAAGATGAACTTCGCCACCGCCGAGGTGCAGATCTCGGAGACGGAGACTCCGCTCTACAAGCTGGAGAAGGTGTACCGCCGAGTCATCGAGACGCTCTCGGCTCCCGGAGGGTCGGCGGGTGCGTTCGGCGACATCGTGGACGGGTGGTTCTACTTCCTGGGACAGGATGCGCTGGCCGCCGGCGCCTCGGGGGACCTCGATCAGCGGACGGACGAGCTGCTCGAGAAGCGGCTGGCAGCTGTGTCCAAGGAGGCGCCGTCGTTCGCCATGGCCCTGCGGGCGTACCGGCGGCTGACCGCCGAAGGGCACCACGCCGATGCTGCCGCACTTCTCGCGTGGCTGGGCGGCCAGCCGAACGTGGCCGCATCAGCGCGCCGCGCGGCCGGGGTGCGCGGGGAGCTCGACCACTTCGGAGCCCTGGGCTTCCTCCAGGGTCTGCTCACGGTGCTCCGCGACTCGGACTTCGCCGGCCTCGTGCTCGTGCTCGACGAGGTCGAGACGCTGCAGCGCATGCGGTCTGACGTGCGGGAGAAGTCGCTCAACGCCCTTCGTCAGCTCATGGACGAAGTCGACGCCGGCCGGTTCCCCGGGCTCTACCTCGTCATGACAGGGACCCCTGCCTTCTACGACGGCCAGCAGGGCGTCCAGCGTCTGCCCCCACTCGCGCAGCGGCTGCAGACCGACTTCACGACCGACCCGCGCTTCGACAACCCGCGGGCGACGCAGATCCGCCTGACCGGCTTTAACGCGGAGTCGCTGGTCGAGCTCGGCGCGCGTGTCCGCGACATCTACGCCGACAGCACGCCGAACGGCCCGCGCATCCACGACGTCGTCGACGACCGGTACATCGCCGATCTCGCCGCGGCCGTGGGTGGCGAGCTCGGGGGCAAGACAGGCGTCGCGCCCCGCATCTTCCTGAAGAAGCTCGTCGCCGACGTGCTCGACCGCGTCGACCAGTTCCCCGACTTCGACCCGCGGCGCGACTACCAGCTGACCGTCAGCGCGACGGAGCTGACCGACGTCGAACGCGAGGCCCGCTCCCGTGGGGACCTGCGTGCCGCGTCCAGCGTCGACGACGTCGACCTGGGCTTCTGA